Proteins from one Candidatus Dormiibacterota bacterium genomic window:
- the grxD gene encoding Grx4 family monothiol glutaredoxin yields the protein MSQEILDMIQKEIDSNTICLFTKGTADMPMCGFSARAIAVFKELGRPFKTVDILPDPRIRQILSSVSHWPTVPQVFVGGKFIGGSDIVLEMHQKGELKPLVEEAFKAKQAAPAR from the coding sequence ATGTCCCAGGAAATCCTCGACATGATCCAGAAGGAAATCGACTCCAACACCATCTGCCTGTTCACCAAGGGGACGGCCGACATGCCGATGTGCGGCTTCTCGGCGCGGGCGATCGCCGTCTTCAAGGAGCTCGGCCGGCCGTTCAAGACCGTCGACATCCTCCCCGACCCCCGCATCCGTCAGATCCTGAGCAGCGTCAGCCACTGGCCGACCGTCCCGCAGGTGTTCGTCGGCGGCAAGTTCATCGGCGGCAGCGACATCGTCCTCGAGATGCACCAGAAGGGGGAGCTCAAGCCGCTGGTCGAAGAGGCCTTCAAGGCGAAGCAGGCGGCCCCGGCCCGCTGA
- a CDS encoding BolA/IbaG family iron-sulfur metabolism protein, with amino-acid sequence MGPDDLKKRIEQEIPGASARVEGADAHFGALVVAQAFEGKSRIEQHQMIYALFRDEMASQAIHALSLKTCTPAEWEREKASGPLPVSHV; translated from the coding sequence GTGGGCCCGGACGATCTGAAGAAGCGCATCGAGCAGGAGATTCCGGGAGCATCCGCGCGCGTCGAGGGGGCAGACGCCCACTTCGGCGCGCTGGTGGTGGCGCAGGCCTTCGAGGGGAAGAGCCGGATCGAGCAGCATCAGATGATCTACGCCCTGTTCCGCGACGAGATGGCGAGCCAGGCCATTCACGCCTTGTCGCTCAAGACCTGCACGCCGGCCGAGTGGGAGCGCGAGAAGGCCAGCGGGCCGCTGCCGGTTTCACACGTCTGA